The following DNA comes from Cheilinus undulatus linkage group 4, ASM1832078v1, whole genome shotgun sequence.
GCaagctggttaaggggggccctgtgtaatgtTCGGTCTGGGGGCCCAAATTTCTTAGCTATGCCCctggagcagtggtggacttactttacatcactgtggcagcAGGGAGATGCTTCTGTAGCTAAACCAAAGTTTGTTGAAAGGGTCAATTAGGAACATGAATAGGGCTTCATTTAATGTTGCCATGAAATGTCATTCACTAAATTATGACAGCTTTACCGTAAATGTCAAGTTATCATGATTCTGCCTTCcgaaaaaatgtcaactttgtGGTAAGATGTCATAATTTAGcgaatgacacttaatggcaCTTAAAGGCAACATTCATGAAGTGCTATCCATGTTAATGACAGATGTCATGTCATGAATATGACAGCATATTGTCAGTCTTATGGATAAagcttcaaataaagtgttaccttATATTTTATCACAAATACACTAACATGCCATGTAAACCTAGGTATTCTGTAGCATATGTGCAGAATTGTTGCAGGTCTGCACTGCTaagcttgttttatttatatactgTGAGGCTGCCTGGAAACATACCACTTTCTTAAAGATATTTCAGagaaaatcaaagtgaaaaacatCAATATTTATGGCTGTTAGAAGACACAATTGACTCTGATTTAATGATCAAACTAATTGTTACTGCTCTTTTAAACCATAACTTTCTATGTCTTTGTTGCAGATACAAATTGTATGGATAAACCAAAGTTTACCCCATCCACCCTGGTGGTGAAGTATGGTGATCGGGCATCTGCCATCTGCACCGTATGTGAGCGTGACTGTCTCAACCAGTTATTTGATTTAGAGCGTTCTGTGGGATCCAGAACTAAAAACGGAACCACTATTACATGGACGATTGACAGCCTGACCGAATGGGATCTATCTCTCCAATGCTATTATAATACTGAATCTAATGACCAGTGTTGTAGCATCCTGCCTTTCACTCTCTACAGTAAGTAATCTTGCTTTCACTAACACCAGTAAAGAAATGGATTTAGAGTAGTTTATTGTTATCACCTACAAAAGAAGGTTAAACAAATAGATGAAGGAAGGGATGGAGAGAGGAAGTCAGACAGCCATTTACACCCACCGTAAATGATTGGGAGATTGTAAACTTTCTCTGCTCATACGTTTGCACTTTCATCAATTTAGATTTGATGTTTCAAACCCAGACTATTTAACACCTTAAATACAGATTTCACTTTTAGAATATGTGAAGACATTGTAATTATGCTGCTGTCATGAGTAAAGTCATAACCAACCATATCGGATCATTTTATGCAGCCCAGACTTTTAAAACTACAGATGTCACATTACTTTGCTGAATAGCAGATAGATGTATGTCAACTTTCATCCAAGTGAACATCAGACACCATCTCAAGGATTTATGCTTACCTTTCCCTCAACCACAGTTACTGACACTTCTGCCAAGAGTCACATTTTGTTTTACTACTGGATTAGCATTTACATCACTAaaaatggcaccaaaacaaaaaagaaagacaggaagTAGTGCTGAATGTGCCTGTCTGGTCTGGTTGTCTAAAATTGtcctaaatacacaaataaccatTTTCTGATGGTACAAATCCACAAACAGAAAGTACATTTCACCACGCTCTCTCTTGTGAAAAGTCAATGTGGATCACACATTTGAGttctctctttgcctctctgCTATCAGTATGAACACAATTTATCTTAATCATCAAAAAGGGAGGGTTTGCTTACATAGAAGATTTAAAACAtggggcctcattcaccaaccgATCCTAGGACACTATTTCTTCTTTAAACCCACTTACACAGTTCAGTTTTCAAGAAGATTCTAACgctttctgtgattttttatcttagtttataaaaacaaaatgaaagactaCAGAACAGTCTTATGAACATTTTAGTGCTGATATGCCAGCCCAAATCatattgtatttaaataaacaactaattttaatgttgatgactTTTAGCTTGCTTATGCAATGACTGATAGAAATgctaacattttaaattatgtatatAAACTAAGCACTGAGGgaagaattttaaataaatgttgaaactAAAATACTTTCTCACACCAATAAAGGCCTTTAGCTGTACTCATTGGTAATTTATGGATAAATCTGTCCATGGTCCATCGTTTTAGATTGAATGTGCAAtgttattacctctgccaaggaggttatgtgatcgggtccatttgttcgtttgttagcacataactcaaaaagttgtggacggattttgatgaaattttcaggaaatgtcagaaatggcataaagaagaactgattagatttcgggagtgatccggatcaccgtctagatccaggaattttttaaaggattctgtactatggGGAGATGGGGCCTATGGCAGAGCTCtccgctgttaccactttacaccaggagatggtggacatgagtaactttcagttttaatttgaatcaaattaattcagtttcaaagcaaattaattcagtttcaaaacattaagttcagtttcaaaacattaaattcaatttcaaatcatgctattcaaattcaatatcattattcaaattcagtttctagtggcacaaatctcagcccatagatggtggacatgagtaacttcaatcccagctgcattttgggtgtgtttctattcaaagttttggagtttaaagagtttgaaagacgcacgcccagtcgaggagacgagtcggagcgtaacagagagaaagacagtaaATTGTAGCgacaatactcacaatgctgggaggaatagaggaatattcaccctctgccatgacttccagtcgtccagtgagaccatgggtgagactgtcagtgcatctctTGGCACTGgtaggcaatgcttccaccatgacagtccatcTGTAaggaagccaatgctttgcctcactgagtttccaccccactgggaagggagtaatcggcaaatgctgtggtgggggtaACATGTGGACAGATCCAGAagtttttgaaaggattcttcgctattgggagatagggctaatggcggaggtctgcattctctgagtgcttttctagttacagTGACTTTGAAGACATGGTTCCTCTTTTGTTTTCACTAATTTCGTATCCTTTTTATGTATCATACGATGAATCAACCTTTTTCAAGCAGCACCACACCCCCTTCAGAACTTTTTTTGGGTTCTTTTTACTCTAGGAGTCCAACactattgtttttttgtatttcagttcGGACACACCCTTGCACACAGCCCTACAGTCTCATGCCCTTTTATGGGCATTAGTTTATCTATGCAGAGTTGGAAGTAATGGGACCAGCCTCCAGCTTTGGAGCACAAAGCATTTATCCATTAAAAAACTCAGTGGCGAAtaattcagcagtttaagaatGGTCTCATGAATCCTCCTATAACTTTTGTTAGGATATTTTTAAGAAAGAATTTAAGATAAAATCTGGAAGATGTTGTAGAATGAGGCCCAGTGTTGTGAAAATCGATCTAAGCATCTTTACTCTCCAATCTATAAATACTATTTATATTTGCCAATATGAGCAGTGTACTTTCAGCTCCTAATATGTGTCGGTTAACAAATAAAGTGATGTATGACTCATGCAGAGAAGTATAACcagcatgtttttaaataaaagaatagaCTCAAGTAGCCTATAAGACGAGGAAATATTTAAACTTGTGATGTTAACCgggaaaactaaacttagatgGGCACCTGGAGGGAGGATAGTTATGATTGAGGAACAAAGGAAGTGTGCATACGGTTAAGCGAGGCAGGGATGGTGACAGGGTCAGGAGATAAAGAGGGGATGGGATGAATGGtgtaaaacactcatattaatAAACTAACAATACTTCAGTTACTTTAAAACGTACTGATGCAAATACGGACATGCTCAGACTTTGCTCTCAGGGAATCTCTGCCTGTGTTTTGACAGATAATATGCATGGCAGAGAAATAGAGTGAtgcatgttttaatatttttagctaattgaatttttttgtttttgtttttatcatttactcCCAAATCTCTCTCTGCTTGTCCCCACAGAGCCTCCGGATATGGTGTCGTTTAGTTTTAGTAACCACACCGGGCCGCTGTTAGAGTCTAAACTCTACACTATGGAGTGTAATGTAAAGAATGTTGCTCCTATTGAAAACGTCACTGCAGTCTTCTACAGAGGGGATAACGCATTTGCCTGGGTTACTGTCAAAGATTTAAAGAATATTAAACCAGTGGATCACATCTTTACACATGAAATTATCCCCATGAGATATGAAGAAGGAGCTGTTTACTGGTGTTCTGCAGAGCTTAATCTGGGAAGTGAAGGACCACAGCCCCCTCCAGAGGTCATGTCACAGAAGATGCCTACCACTGTTTACTGTGAGTCTGATATGAAATCTCATTCTGCTGTTGctgtcaaaaatgtcaagtaGTTTTAATCAGTTAATCACAGGTCCTTAATGACCCTTAATTCCACTGTCTCAGTCTCATAGCCCACAGAAAGGGCTGTGATTTATTggtgatatcagtgcatgtgtgttggatctcTGCCATCAGTGCTAGTGTCCTTACAGTTATTTTTTAGCTGAATAGTGtatcaagctattattgggttctaatgttcaaattacttattAATGCCCCTTTTATCAGCCCCCcgctgtcattttttttctcccacttcAAACcgtttttgcctcctttaaccaatctttgacactttttgactgcttttctccattttcacaatttttcccctttttccccctttattattattttttgcctttcttgacctATTATGCAGCTGTCATTCTATTTctacctcttttaaccaattttgacactttttaactacttttcacgcttttcagaccatttttgcctctgttatgcctttattaacccattcttgcaggtgttattccatttttgcctcttttgaccaattttctctacttttaacccattattgcaacTCTGTAACCGCTGTTCACCACTTTTTGTCATCtggtttttgcttctttaaaccccctttttaccaattttcgcCATATTtcttttgaattgttttaaaacagtttttttcttaaagctatttcagttccttctactttatttgcTGGCATCCTGTTATATGTGCACATCGTAGCTTAGCAATgaaatctgacattactttccagaTGTTTTAGTTGATGTGCCTGtctacattgttaacattagcaaaaGAAAGGCCATTCTTTTTTTCAGAGAAGCGGTTTAGGTTTGAAGAGGCCGTATTGTACtacaatatacagtgcttaacaaatttattagaccaccacccaaagtaaggtttatgccacagctgtcctaaattaacagcattggtaattaccaaaatcattttttatgtttctgcaatggttaatacaccaatatgtagaagctctttaacccaaatgatatttttaatgctaaaatatcattattattgttatccatgaattttcaaatttactgatatacaaaaaaaagaaaaatagtaaagcacattgaacagaaaaattagttttagtggttaaatgttatgcttgattaatttctgacttctcagagaagcccagtgagccaggtcaaatttgggtataaaaagctGAATTcggtttgaaattcctcattcctgttcaaaatggtaaaacgtgcaGATTGGTGCAGATCAGGAAGAAACAGTTTATAACCAGAAAGataataaagcattttttgaGCTGATACTTGTGCATTTTCAGGAGGTTTTCCCTTGCTGGCCAAGACATGATAGAAgtttaaagcctgttttatgcttgaCGCATCCATGGAGTTGTGAGTGTCAGTGTGTTGAAGGTGACGTAAAATCTTTGGACATGCCCCTTCACTGGGGGCCATTTGACGAATTTTCGCCTGGCTGCGCACATCTCCAAAATTTTTACAGACACGCAAGACATCAAAACATGCTACAGACGTGATTTTGTTGCAAGGAGGAAGCTGGCACTGTGTATAAATGCACCAGACGTTGCGGTATCATTATTTCGTGTCAGGTTGTGTCTGTGTGATCTCTTTGAGGTAACGTTTCAGCAGAAATTCCAACAGGACAGAACTGTAATAGAATTTTTAAGTACTTTCCAAAAGTGATTATATATGTGCTGTTGTGTATAATCTTTACTTAATTGATATTCTTATTCATATTTCTGTAATGACAAGGAGTTATGTTCCTCCTCCATTTCATTGACATACAGATAAGCCTGAGCTGGGCACGCCAGGATTTCCAGAGATGAAAGACGCTGTTGAAGGAGACAAGCTGGAACTGAACTGCACGTGTATCGGTAACCCCACCCCCTCTTACAACTGGACCCATTCATCAGGGAGACCCTTCCCCTTCACAGGCAGTATCCTCATTATTGACTCTGCAACTACTGAAGATAGTGGCAGGTTCACCTGCAGGGCCAGCAACAGCGTTGGGAGTGTCAGAGTGGAGTTTGATGTCAATGTCCGAGGTGAGTTATAGATTTTGGCATTTTCACTCTTCCAGAGATAAGACTGTTTACTGATTTGTAGAGTTAGAAATCGTGCTCCTTAACACATGGCATCACAAAGAATAAGACTGGTCATATTCAcacagcacacattttcatCTGGCATTACCCATCATCCTAAGGTGGGTAATTAAATGCTGGTAAATTGTCTTGTTGCTGGGTGCCAGGTTGTAAGTTACAAATATtttagatataaaaaaaaacataatttcaccacttttaaactAGTAAACAGTTCATAAATAAGGTGTCTTTTGACATGCCCTCTGTAGAAATGTCCTTTGGTTCTGTAGATGGTGTCCCTTTTACAGTCAAGAACTGGTCCTCTATCTGTTTAActtgactgtgacagcagcatggAGAGTTGGGATAAAAGCACTATTTTCATACACAGTGGCTTTAGTTAGCCCAATGGATGCCTAAAccactttaaagggatactttaacattttggcaaattcgcccattgccataattcctacaGTCTTAGTAAAAGGTTTGTTTCCTTTCGTGgccagtgcaagctgtttctagatcttgggggacaaaatgttgaagtatccctttatcTTTAGCTGGATTGCACTATGTATGTGCGAACCTTGTTTTGAAATTGTGCCATACTATTAAAACAATATACATCTGTGCAGCATTTTAGAGCGTAGCTTATTCCAGTGATGGACATTTACATCACTTCATAGGTCATATTAGTTCTAGACCAACATTAGCATGACATCTATTATCATGTTTATAAATGTGAATAAACATGAATCTAAGAGCAGCTCAACATCAGTTATTGTAATTACCAATTTCAGTCCTCTCCATTTCATGATCAGCTTAGCTGCTAACACTTATAGTAAAATGTTCAGTCTTCTATCAGTCATAGCTGTTTCTGCTGATCCTTCTTAGAGTTAGCGCTGTTACTGACAGTATAGCCATATCCAAGAATATATGTTGGAGATGAATTTATGGCCAGGACAGCCACAAATTCAAATTATTCACTGAAGTTTCTCTACTTGTTATCTCGCTTTCTGCATTtatctcttctcttcttcttttctgctcccccatcttcctcttcttgttttctatatctttctctctttttggcttctccctcttctgtcattctgtatctccctcttctctcctactgcatctccttctctttctgtatctccctcttTTTTGCGTCTCCATCCTCTTCTGTTTCTgtatctctctcctctctttttctgcttctctcttTTCTGCACCTAGCTCTTCCTGTTTTCTATATCTTCCTCTTTTTAACCCTTCCCTCTTCTTTCTATCTGTATCTCCTaactctctttctgcatctttctcctgtctttctctgcatctccctcaactttctttctgcatctttctcttctctttctgtacctctcccctcttttttctgcttctcttcctcctcttgtttctgtatctccctcttTTTCAACATtcccctcttctctttctgtatctctttcctctctttctctgcttcatcctcttctctctttctgtcaccTAAAtctttctgcattttccttttctttttctacatATCCCCTCATTTCTTTTtgcttcctccttttttctcttctgcatctctctcctctccttctcttcctccccTTCCTCTTGTTTGCTGtatctccctctttttctgcatctttttctctgcttctccctcctttctgtttcatatatctccttctctccttctgcATCATCCTCTTTTCTTTTGCACCTCCCTTCTTATATTCTCtacttctttcttttctctctttctagTTCTTCTCTATTTCAATGTCTCCATTTTCTCACATCCTGCAACTTCCACATTTtctgtatttccattttttcattgtCTCCATCACCTTCTTCTCACCCTCTGCATTTCCCTCTATCCTTTTACAACTTTAACACAGCTttggcagatggctgttcaTCATGAGTATGGTTCTGCTCAGGTTTTATGCCTGTTAAAGGTACCAGTAAAAACTGATGCTAAATGTTGTGTAGCGCTAAGCTGATGGTGAATTAATGTTTGGGTTGTCTTTATAAATATGACATCAAAAACTATGATCAGACCTGCCTTCTTTATATAGTGTCCAGAGATAAATTTGGTCATGCTATAAAGATAGACACTGATTGACTGGGCATTGTTTTATCTTGGAAAATTGCTAAATGCTCCTTAAAATTTGCAAGTGAATTGAGGCTGTTCTAAAgctcacttttttctctctctctttttatttcttctcaATCTTTGCAGTCAACTACACCATTTACATCATTGTAGGAATTGTCGCCGGGCTTGTTCTGCTTGTTGTGATTGCGACTATCATCTACAGACGCTACTACAAAAAGACACGAATGGGACAGTACAACCTGAAAGAAGTTTTCGGCTTACGCCCTCGACATGCCCCCATTCCGAATGTAGAGTAAGTGGATGGGAAAGCTTTTGATATGCTTGGACAACCATGGACCAGTAGCTTTGTTGAAGCAACAGTGTAAGTGAAGAGGCTCATCCGTGGCCTAAAGCAACCATGAACCTCTACTTACACCTCATGAGAGTGAGGTGAAGACCTTTGCTGTACCCACTTGGTCATTTCAAGTCATCTCTCTACTGGTGCTGTCATTAAAATGCCCAAAGAAGTTTTGAGTCAGCCTgtgtggcaataatggatggaAGAAGtcaatttctgtctttttttcttaaatataaaCTTAATTTTCTATggaaatcactttttaagaagGGATGTTTACTGCTtagattgttttataaaattgtGCCTGGTGTTATATTCTCTAGCTTTATGGCTCATatttttttgtcctattttCTGGATGgttatgctttatttttatgtgcCAGTCTTTTGTCCTGTTTGAAGTTCTCGGCTATTTTTGAATGAAGAAACCAGAGGCTTA
Coding sequences within:
- the LOC121508875 gene encoding vascular cell adhesion protein 1-like isoform X1 — translated: MFLYKGIFALAFFNFLNDIHVSGCDTNCMDKPKFTPSTLVVKYGDRASAICTVCERDCLNQLFDLERSVGSRTKNGTTITWTIDSLTEWDLSLQCYYNTESNDQCCSILPFTLYKPPDMVSFSFSNHTGPLLESKLYTMECNVKNVAPIENVTAVFYRGDNAFAWVTVKDLKNIKPVDHIFTHEIIPMRYEEGAVYWCSAELNLGSEGPQPPPEVMSQKMPTTVYYKPELGTPGFPEMKDAVEGDKLELNCTCIGNPTPSYNWTHSSGRPFPFTGSILIIDSATTEDSGRFTCRASNSVGSVRVEFDVNVRVNYTIYIIVGIVAGLVLLVVIATIIYRRYYKKTRMGQYNLKEVFGLRPRHAPIPNVE
- the LOC121508875 gene encoding hemicentin-1-like isoform X2, whose translation is MDKPKFTPSTLVVKYGDRASAICTVCERDCLNQLFDLERSVGSRTKNGTTITWTIDSLTEWDLSLQCYYNTESNDQCCSILPFTLYKPPDMVSFSFSNHTGPLLESKLYTMECNVKNVAPIENVTAVFYRGDNAFAWVTVKDLKNIKPVDHIFTHEIIPMRYEEGAVYWCSAELNLGSEGPQPPPEVMSQKMPTTVYYKPELGTPGFPEMKDAVEGDKLELNCTCIGNPTPSYNWTHSSGRPFPFTGSILIIDSATTEDSGRFTCRASNSVGSVRVEFDVNVRVNYTIYIIVGIVAGLVLLVVIATIIYRRYYKKTRMGQYNLKEVFGLRPRHAPIPNVE